The sequence below is a genomic window from Nitrosomonas sp..
CAAACATGACGAGAATGTTGCAATCGCTTATGGTATGGGCATGACTGCAGAAAAAGTTGCAGAACAGTGGAAGATAGGCCGTGAGGCACAGGATGAATTTGCCTTTACGAGTCATCAACGTGCTTTAAAAGCGATAGAAAATGATGAATTTAAACAAGAAATCTCACCGTATACCGTAGATGAAAAATATCCCGATTTAGCGACACATCAAGTACATGCAAAAGTGTCTGTAAAAGATACCGATGAAGGCCCGCGTGCCGACACGAGTATTGAAGTGCTTGCAAAGCTCAAACCGGTCTTTGCTGCACATGGTTCGGTAACTGCGGGTAACAGTTCGCAAATGTCTGATGGCGCCGGCGCCGTGGTTTTAATGAGCGAGGCCGCCTTGAAGCGTTTTAATCTTGCTCCGATAGGCCGTTTTATCGGATTTTCTGTCGCCGGTGTTCCGCCGGAAATTATGGGTGTGGGCCCGATTAAAGCAATTCCTAAAGTACTGGCGCAAACTGGCATCAAGCAAGATGATCTTGACTGGATCGAATTAAATGAAGCATTTGCTGCACAAAGCCTGGCAGTCATTAATGAGCTGGGCCTGGATCGGGAAAAAATCAATCCGCTTGGCGGAGCAATTGCATTAGGTCATCCGTTGGGCGCTACCGGGTCTATACGTGTGGCAACGCTGATGCACGGGTTGCGTCGGCACCAAAAAAAATACGGTATGGTAACCATGTGTATTGGCAGCGGCATGGGTGCTGCCGGTGTATTTGAAGCGCTTTAGGGCATCTCTAAAAATCCATATTTTGTCACAATACTTTGTTGTTCACAAAAAATATCTCCTTACATATCAATCATATGCTGCGTCAATATTTTTTGTTCTCGCCTCGTCTTGTTTAAAACTCTGAATTTTTAGAGGTGCCCTTTAGTTAATTGCCTAAAACGTCCCAGTGGTGTTTTAAATGATCAGCAATAAATGTGCTGATGAAGTAATAACTGTGATCATAGCCAGAATGGTAACGCAAGGTTAGTTTCTGCCCGGTATTATGGCAAACTTGCGCCAGTTGTTCAGGGTGCAGTTGTTCGGACATAAATTTGTCGTCAAGGCCCTGGTCGACCAGTATGTCGCTTGTACGGTATCCATCTTCGATCAACGCAGTGGCGTCATATTTGCGCCAATCGTGCTGATTTCTACCCAGATAGTGCGTGAATGCCTTCTGTCCCCAGGGACACTGAATGGGCGCAGATACGGGTGCAAAAGCCGAAACGGATCTGAATTTTTCAGGATGACGTAATGCCAGTGTCAGCGCACCATGACCGCCCATCGAATGCCCAGATATTCCAATTCTGTTTTCATCCGTAGGGAATTGATTGATAATGATTCCATATAACTCATGCGCGACATAACTTTCCATCAAATAGTGATTTGACCACGGTTGCGCTGTTGCATCCAGATAAAAACCTGCGCCCGCACCGAAATCCCAGTCGTCGGTTTCCCCCGGAATACATGTTTCGCGTGGACTGGTGTCCATGGTAACCAACATGAGTCCGTATTCTGCTGCATAACGCTGAGCACCTGCTTTGATCATGAAGGTTTCTTCAGTGCATGTCAGGCCTGCGAGAAAGAAGATTGCGGGAACCGGATTTTGCTGCGCTTGGGGCGGCTGATATACTGAAAAACGCATCGGTAAACCAATAATTTGTGATGTGTGCTGATAAAAGCTTTGAATACCGTTGAAACAACTATGCTGGTTACGTATTTCTAGAATCTGTTTCATTAGTAAATTACTACTGAGCGGATTGATTCCCCGGCTTTCATCAGGCGAAAACCTTCGTTAATATCTTCAAGTTTCAGGGTATGTGTAATCAATGAATCTATATTGATTTTGCCATCCATATACCAATCGACAATTTTTGGCACGTCTGTCCGGCCTCGCGCGCCGCCGAAAGCAGTGCCTTCCCACTTGCGGCCGGTTACCAGTTGAAATGGTCGTGTACTGATTTCCGCACCGGCCTCGGCTACACCTATGATAATACTGCGCCCCCATCCCTTATGCGTGCATTCCAATGCCTGCCGCATAACTTTTGTATTCCCGATACATTCAAAGCTATAATCTGCGCCGCCATCGGTAAGTTGAACGATTGCATCGACAATATCAGGCACTTCGTTCGGATTCAGAAAGTGCGTCATGCCAAATTCACGCGCCATGGCTTCGCGTTTTGAATTGATGTCAATACCGATTATTTTGTCGGCACCGACCATTCTGGCGCCTTGTATAACATTCAAACCGATTCCGCCCAGACCAAAGACAGCTACATTGCTGCCCGTTTCAACTTTAGCGGTAAACAGTACTGCGCCTATACCGGTTGTCACGCCGCACCCGATATAACAGACTTTGTCAAAAGGTGCATCCTTGCGAATTTTGGCTAATGCTATTTCAGGAGCGACGGTAAAATTAGAAAAGGTCGATGTGCCCATATAATGAAACAACGGTTGACCGTCGATTGAAAAGCGTGATGTTGAGTCGGGCATCAAGCCGCGGCCCTGAGTGCTTCGAATAGCCTGACAAAGATTGGTTTTTTGCGATAGGCAAAATTTGCACTCGCGGCATTCCGGTGTATACAGTGGAATTACATGGTCGCCAACTTTCAGGGATTTTACGTTTTTTCCAACATCAACCACAATACCAGCACCTTCATGTCCCAGAACCGTTGGAAACAGACCCTCGGGATCTGCGCCTGAAAGCGTATAGTAATCGGTATGGCAAATACCGGTGGCTTTGATTTCAACGAGCACTTCACCTTCCTTGGGTCCCTCCAGATCAATATTTTCTATGGTTAGTGGCTGTCCCGCTTGCCACGCTATGGCTGCTCTTGTTTTCATACGAATAATCCTATTCAATTATGAGTAATGGTGTTGCGCTTTTCAATATTTGGTGTCAATCTTATCGTAGGATGGTGAAATTTGTATATATAGATTATTAAGTTCTTTTATTTCAAGAGATGTTGGCATTAAACCAGTAATTTTCTTATATATGAATTTAATGCGGTAATGGCTAATACTTATTTGGATAAAAGCAGCATTGTGTAAATCAGGGGCGGAAAATCTTTTCGCTGTGTACCTTAGTCCGGTTGTATCAGTAACTTATGGTGATATCATGTGGTGATATTCAGGTCTGGGAGAGTGCTACAGACTGCATTCAGTGACAGAATTTATAGGTGACGAACTTTATAGTTTACATGTTATTGATGTTTCTTTTTTCAGACCCATATAAATAAAGGTTAATTGCGGGTTTATTGCTAATTATGAAATTTAGTTTATCGATTAGTATCTGGTACTATTCCATCATGTTATAAAAAGCTTTTTTGACTATACCTGGTAATTGTTTAAGAGGAAATTTCTGTGAAAACAAATTTTTCAAGCATGATTGGTGCAAAGCAATTTCTTATTTTATGCTTTTCTTTAATGCTTATGAGTGGCTGTAAAACATATCCGTTATTAAATGAGTCTGAAGATGGCGCCATTTCACGGGATTATTTAATTGGGCCGGGCGATACTGTGGATATTATTGTATGGCGTAATCCTGAGATATCCATGTCGGTGCCGGTCAGGCCGGATGGCAAGATTACAACGCCTCTTGTAGAAGACTTGCCAGCCAGCGGTAAAACTTCAACGCAACTGGCGCGTGATATTGAAGAGACGTTATCCAAATATATACAGGAACCCGTTGTCACTGTCATTATTACTGAATTTGTAGGGCGTTATAGTGAACAGATTCGTGTTATAGGAGAAGCTGCGGACCCGAGAGCTTTGGCATATCGAGAAAACATGACGTTAATGGATGTAATGATCGCTGTGGGAGGAATGACTGATTTTGCTGCGGGAAATAGGGCAAAAGTTATTCGCACTATTGATGGAGAACAAAAACAATTTCGTGTTCGGTTAAATGATTTGATTAGAGATGGTGATATTTCAGCAAATGTGCCAATGCTACAAGGTGATGTATTGGTAATCCCGGAAAGTTTTTTTTAGTTCTCATATCATTGAATATAAATTAAGTATTAATTCGCTGCTTAAATTTCGAAGCGTTATAGACAGCAAAATCAGAGATGCCTGTGGTCGGCAAGATGTGTGGCGAGCATGCTTTAAGTTAATTGGCTTCAATCATCAGTACAATTTTCGTATTAATCAAAGCGATCAGAAATTAAAAGAGAATATTTTCCATGGATGAGTTAATTACTCGAGTATATGTTTGTATTAAAGGGATCTGGAAATACCGTTTGGTAGCGACCATTATTGCATGGGTGGTGGCCATTGCGGGTTGGATAGTAGTTCTTAAGTTACCTGATGATTATCAGGCGTCAGCAAGAATTTATGTAGATACCCAAAATATAATCCGGCCATTGATGGAAGGAATGACGGTTTCGCCGAATGTGCAGCAACAGATTTCCATCATGGGACGTACTTTAATCAGTCGTCCAAATGTTGAACGTATAGTTCGGATGGTGGACCTTGATATCCACGTGGTCAGTGAGAAAGAAAAAGAGCGACTGGTATCGGAACTTATGAAAGATATCAAACTGGGCGCAGCAGCCGGAGATAACATTTTTACAATTTCATACAATCATAAAGATCCGGTCTTGGCCAAGGATATTGTCCAATCGTTGTTAACAATTTTTGTGGAAGAAGGACTTGAT
It includes:
- a CDS encoding acetyl-CoA C-acyltransferase, with the protein product MTKQTQEAYIVATARTPVGKAPRGMFKHVRPDDMLVHVLKTVMAQCKGLDPAAIDDVVVGCAMPEAEQGINVARVALLLAGLPDSVPGMTINRFCASGLQSVAIAADRIRLGEADVMIAGGTESMSMVPMMGNKVAMNPIMFKHDENVAIAYGMGMTAEKVAEQWKIGREAQDEFAFTSHQRALKAIENDEFKQEISPYTVDEKYPDLATHQVHAKVSVKDTDEGPRADTSIEVLAKLKPVFAAHGSVTAGNSSQMSDGAGAVVLMSEAALKRFNLAPIGRFIGFSVAGVPPEIMGVGPIKAIPKVLAQTGIKQDDLDWIELNEAFAAQSLAVINELGLDREKINPLGGAIALGHPLGATGSIRVATLMHGLRRHQKKYGMVTMCIGSGMGAAGVFEAL
- a CDS encoding polysaccharide export protein; the encoded protein is MSGCKTYPLLNESEDGAISRDYLIGPGDTVDIIVWRNPEISMSVPVRPDGKITTPLVEDLPASGKTSTQLARDIEETLSKYIQEPVVTVIITEFVGRYSEQIRVIGEAADPRALAYRENMTLMDVMIAVGGMTDFAAGNRAKVIRTIDGEQKQFRVRLNDLIRDGDISANVPMLQGDVLVIPESFF
- the fghA gene encoding S-formylglutathione hydrolase encodes the protein MKQILEIRNQHSCFNGIQSFYQHTSQIIGLPMRFSVYQPPQAQQNPVPAIFFLAGLTCTEETFMIKAGAQRYAAEYGLMLVTMDTSPRETCIPGETDDWDFGAGAGFYLDATAQPWSNHYLMESYVAHELYGIIINQFPTDENRIGISGHSMGGHGALTLALRHPEKFRSVSAFAPVSAPIQCPWGQKAFTHYLGRNQHDWRKYDATALIEDGYRTSDILVDQGLDDKFMSEQLHPEQLAQVCHNTGQKLTLRYHSGYDHSYYFISTFIADHLKHHWDVLGN
- a CDS encoding S-(hydroxymethyl)glutathione dehydrogenase/class III alcohol dehydrogenase, coding for MKTRAAIAWQAGQPLTIENIDLEGPKEGEVLVEIKATGICHTDYYTLSGADPEGLFPTVLGHEGAGIVVDVGKNVKSLKVGDHVIPLYTPECRECKFCLSQKTNLCQAIRSTQGRGLMPDSTSRFSIDGQPLFHYMGTSTFSNFTVAPEIALAKIRKDAPFDKVCYIGCGVTTGIGAVLFTAKVETGSNVAVFGLGGIGLNVIQGARMVGADKIIGIDINSKREAMAREFGMTHFLNPNEVPDIVDAIVQLTDGGADYSFECIGNTKVMRQALECTHKGWGRSIIIGVAEAGAEISTRPFQLVTGRKWEGTAFGGARGRTDVPKIVDWYMDGKINIDSLITHTLKLEDINEGFRLMKAGESIRSVVIY